Part of the Mycolicibacterium mengxianglii genome is shown below.
GGCCTGGGCACCGCGAAGTACGACGAGCTGTTCCTGCTGTACGGCAAGGTCGAGAAGATCTTGACCGCCCACGGACTGCGCATCGTCGAACCGGAGTGCGGTGAGTTGGTCACCAGCCTGGATATGCCGGGGCTGTCCCTGACCTTGTTCTGGCCCGACGACGAACTCGCCGAATACTGGTCTGCGCCGGCCGACACGCCCGCCTACCGCAAGAGCGCGGTCGACACACAGGCCCGGCGTGTCGCTGCCCCGCACCGTCACGCCGTCGCCCACGGCGAACCGGCAACCGCGGAGGCTGTCCGACTCGGACACCTTGCCGCCGTCGCGCTCCGCGCGATCGGCACTGTGGTCGCTACGAACGAAGATGCCTGGGGCAAGCTCGATTCCGTCGCCGGTGACGGCGATCACGGTATGGGCATGCGACGCGGAGTCGACGCCGCATGTGCGGCGGCGGATGCGGCCGCGGGCACCGGGGTACACAACATCCTCAGCTGCGCCGGTGAAGCCTGGAGCGAGAGAGCCGGTGGCACGTCGGGTGCGCTATGGGGAACCGGGTTGATCCAGGTGGGCAACGCTTTTGGGAACAAAGACACCTACTCGGCGATCGACGTCGTGTCGGCGGTGCGCGCCTTCGCCGCCGCCGTCACCGATTTGGGCAGCGCCGATGTCGGCGACAAGACCATGGTGGACGCCATTGTCCCCTTCGTCGAGTCGCTCACCGCGGACCTCGATCATGGTGTAGGCCTTGGTCCATCGTTGATCGGGGCAGCGGCGGCGGCAAAGCGCGCCGCCGATGCCACAGCGGCGCTTCGACCGAGGCTGGGCCGTGCCCGGCCGCTGGCAGAGAAGAGCCTCGGGCATCCCGACCCCGGCGCGGTGTCGTTCGCCGACATCGTCGGGGGCTTGGCCGGCATTGTTCCCTCTGTCGACGTCAGTGCCCGCGGCCCGACCGGGAAAGCCCCACTTCAGAGTTCCGACGTACCAGGCCCGCGAGATCGAGGTGTGACGGCATGACAGTTCAGATCGCAGTAATCGGCTCCGGGTACATGGGCGGCGGTATTGCGCAGGTGTTCGGCCTCGCCGGAGCCCGCGTCGCCCTCGCCGACGTCAGCGCGGAGATCGCCGAGAAGAACTACCACCGGTTGATCGCCGAATCACAGGAGTTCGTCGCCGAGGGACTCTTCCCCGAGGGTGCCACCGCGACCCTGGAGGAAAACCTGTGGCCGGCCGCGTCATTGGCCGAGGCGGTGCGCGACGCCGATTTCATCGAGGAAGCCGTTCCAGAAGTCCTGGCGATCAAGACCGACATCCTCAGCCAGATCAGCGCAGCCGCGAAACCGGACGCCATCATCGGGTCCAACACCTCGACGATTTCCATTGGCGATATGACCGGTGCCGTCACCAATGCAGGGCGATTCCTCGGGGTGCACTTCAGTAACCCGTCCCCGTTCATCCCCGGCGTCGAGATCATTCCACACGCCGGTACCGATGAGACCGTCGTGGCGCGGGCACGTCAACTCATCCACGATGCCGGCAAGTCGACCGCCCAGGTGAAGGATGTCACCGGATTCGTGTTGAACCGGTTGCAGTACGCGCTCTTTCACGAAGCAACCCAGTTGGTCGAAGACGGCACCGCGACCGCCGAGGACATCGACACCCTGGTGCGCACCACCTTCGGCTTCCGACTCCCGTTCTTCGGTCCATTCGCCATCGCCGACATGGCCGGCCTGGACGTCTACGACTTCTGCTACCGGTCTCTGCAAACCGGGTTTCCCGATCGGTTCGCGACACCGCGGGTGCTCTCGGAACTGGTTGCGGCGGGCAAGCTCGGGACCAAGACCGGCTCGGGATTCTTGAACGTCCCGACGGAGCGCATCCCCGAACTGATCGCCTACCGCAACAAGGCCTATGTGCTGATGCAGAAACTGCTCGATGAGCTCGGGCCCGCTCCCCTCGCGTAGGGACCATCGACCACCGCCACGATCCCGAACAGGAGCACCGCGCATGCGTACTGACGGCTCGTCACGGTGGACCCGCGATCGACTGCTGTATCTGACCATCGGCTTGATCATCTGTGGTGTCGGGGTGGCTCTGATCCTCACGTCACGTTAGAGATCAAAATCACCGGCCACACCCGCTGTGTTGCAACATCATTCGACAGGAGAAGCGATGTCAACGGTAGACCTCACCACAAGTAAGGAACTGTTGCGCGACCCGGTTCTCGCATCGGCGATCTCCAAGGCCTCGCGCCGGTTGATGCCGATGCTGGTCATCCTCTACATCGTCTCGTTTCTCGACCGCACCAACGTCGGCTTCGCCGCGGATGCGCTCGAGGTGGACCGCGGGGTGTCCGCAGGTGCTTATGCCCTGGGCGCGGGGATCTTCTTCATCGGATACGCGATATTCGAGATCCCGAGCAACCTGATCCTCAACCGGGTCGGGGCGAAGTTCTGGTTGGCCCGGATCGCCATCACCTGGGGAATCGTTTCGGCGTCCTTTGCCTTCGTGCAAGGCCCGAACAGCTTCATCGCACTCCGGTTTCTGCTGGGTGTGACCGAGGCCGGCCTGTTTCCCGGGGTGATCATGTTTCTTGCCGCCTGGTTCCCGAACAAGGTGCGGGTCAAGATGTTTGCCATCTTCTATCTGGCCCAGCCCGTGTCCCAGATGCTGGGGGCACCATTGTCCGGGTGGTTGATCAACATCGGTGACCAGATGCCGGGCGTGCACGGCTGGCAGGTCATGTTCGCGGTCGAGGGGTTGTTGGCCGTGCTGGCAGGAGTTGCCGCCTTCGTCTTCCTCATCAACGGGCCCGACCAAGCGAAGTTCCTGACAACCGCCGAGAGGAAAGCTCTCAAAGATGTCATGGCACAGGAAGACACGGTGAAGGAACAGACCGGTCCCAGTGGCGTGTGGAACGCGATGAAGAACGGCAAGGTCTGGTACTTCACCACCATCTACTTCTGCATGCAGGTGGCCGTCTACGGGGTGACTTTCTACCTGCCGACGCAGGTGTCGGACCTCACCGGGACCAAGGTGGGGCTGAAAGTCGGTCTCCTGGTCGCTGTCCCGTGGTTCTTCGGCATCTTCGCGTGTTACCTGATCGGACGCGCGGCCACCACGATCCAGCGGCGACGCATCTGGGCAACCCTGCTGTTCATCTCGACCGGGTTGTGCATCTTCGGATCTGCGTGGGCGGGGACATACCACCAACCAGTACTGGGGCTGATCTTCATCACCCTGGCGGTCTGCAGCTTCCTCGGTGTCGGCCCCATCGTCTGGTCCTACCCCACGGCATTCCTGACCGGAGCGGCCGCGGCAGCCGGTATCGGTCTGATCAATTCGCTGGGCAACCTGGGTGGTTTCATCGCCCCCATTCTGCGGACCAAGGTCAATTCCGTCGTCGACGACGCTGCGGGCTCGGCCGGCATCTACGCACTGGGCGTCCTGCCGCTGGTCGCGGCCGCGATGATCTTCTACACCCGCAGGTTCCGCGTCAAGGCCGACGAGCTACTCGACTGACGTAAACGCGCTCCCGGCCGGTGCCGGTCAGGGATTCGCTTTCCGCTCAGACCTTTCCGCACATCCGCAAGGAGACCACGAATGACGATCGGCGAGACCGAACCGCTCACCGCGCAGAATTGGCCGATCGCGGCGGCAATGATCAATTTCCCGTCGGTGCTACCGGATGGAACCACTACCCAGGACCAGAGCGCCGAAGGCTGGGCCGCGACTCTCGAGCAAGTTGCCGACGCCGGGTTCACCGAGGTGGATCCCACTGATTCCTGGCTCCGGATCGCGGACCTCAGTTCTGAACGGCTGCAGGAATTCCAGGATGTCGTCAAGAGTGCCGGCCTGACCATCCCCGCGATCTCCACGGCGCGGCGCAGCGTCGTCGACCCGGAGTTCGGAGAGGCCTACCTGACCTACGGGCACCGGGTGATCGACACCGCAGCGGCCATCGGCGCCACCGTGGTGTCCTTCGGATTCTTCCGCGCCCTGAACCCTGCGCAACAGGCTGCGCTGTGGTTCTGGACCGTTCAGGGCCCGGTGGATTCGGCTGACCCCGACGACTGGCGGCTCGCTGTTCGGCGCACGCGCGAACTGGGGGAGCACGCCGCGCAGGTGGGCGTCGCCATCTCGCTGGAGATGTACGAAGACACCTATCTCGGGTCAGCAGACAGTTCGGTGCGGTTCGTCCGCGACGTGGACCACCCGGCGGTTGGCCTCAATCCTGACCTGGGCAACCTGCAGCGCTTGCACAGACCCGTCGAACGATGGGAAGTGATGGCGGAGAAGACACTTCCTTACGTGAATTACTGGCATGTCAAGAATTACCTCCGCACCGAGGACGGCACCAGCGGTGCCATTGTCACCGCACCAGCCCCCATGGAGCTGGGAGTCATCAACTATCGCAAGGCGGTGCGGATGGCCATCGACGGCGGCTTCAGGGGCGCTTTCTGCACCGAGCACTACGGGGGCGACGGACTCAGCGTCAGCGCAACCAACCGGGAGTACCTGCGGCGAATACTGCCCAAGGTGATGACGAGCCCATGATCGACCAAAGATGGATGACTTGAATGCACCGCCCGGCCACCATCGGGATCAGCCTGAAAATGTATATGGGCTACGAACAGACGGCCCTATGGTGCACACGAATCGCTGAGATCGCCGACGCGCACCCCGCGATAGCGGGAGGCCTCGCGCAGCTCTTTGTGCTCCCCAGCTTTCCCGCCATCCCGCGCTGTGTCGAAATCTTCGCCGGTCGCGGTGTCGACGTGGGCGCCCAGAATCTGTTCTGGGAGGATGCCGGCGCCTTCACGGGAGAGGTCAGCGGGAGGATGCTGTTGGAGATGGGATGTTCCTACGTTGAAGTCGGGCACGCGGAACGGCGCCGGATCTTCGGGGAGTCAGACCGCATAGTGGCCGCGAAAACAGTTGCGGCACTGCGTAACGGCCTCACGCCTGTGGTGTGCGTAGGAGAGCCGGTGCGGATGACACCCGAGGAGGCCGCGGTATCCTGTATCCGCGATGTGGATGCCGTGGTCGCTGCGGCTGGGCTCATGCCCGCATCCTTGGTCGTGGCATACGAGCCGCAATGGGCCATCGGGGCCGCAGACCCCGCGCCCGTGGACTACATCCAGCAGGTGTGCCGGACCATCAGCGGCTGGCTGGCTGGGCAACCCAACGCGACGGGCAGCCGAATCGTTTACGGAGGAAGTGCCGGGCCCGGACTGCTGAGTCAGTTGGGGGACGCAGTTGACGGGTTGTTCCTGGGGCGCCGCGCACACGACCCAGGTGCGGTGGTTTCCATTCTGGACGAGGTGGCCGTTTCGGCGAGGGCGGCGAAGTAGGACTCGGTGTGGTGTCTGAGTGCGCACCCGGGCTACTTGCTGAAGCCCGCCGTCAGCCCGCTGACCAGCTGGCGCCGGCCCACGGCGTAGAGCACGATGACCGGGAAGGTGCTGAGCACGACGGAGGCCATGACCGCGGGCACGTTGACGCTGTACTGGCCCTGAAATGTCCACAGTGCCAGGGGTAGGGTGCGCTGGTCCGGGCTCTGCGTCAGGATCAACGGCAACAAGAATCCGTTCCACACCGTCAGGCCGTTGTACACCGCCACTGTCACCAGAGCCGGCCGGGCCAACGGGAAAGCCAGCTGCCACATCGATGCCCACTCGCTGGCGCCGTCCATACTCATCGACTCGAACAGTTCCTTGGGCACATCCCGGATGAAGTTCGCCAGGACCAGCACCGACAACGGGATCGCAAACGCTATGGAGGGCAGGATGATTGCCAGCAGGGTGTCATACAGTTGCAGCCTGATGATGATCAGATAGACCGGAATGACCACAGCTTGCAACGGAATGGCCAGCCCGGACAGGAACACCATGTTCGCCAAACGGAGAAATCGTCCGTTGCCTCGCACGATCGCGTACGCCGCCATGAAGGCGAGCAAGATCGTCGGCACCACCGTACCGACCGCCACGATGACGCTGTTGAGGAAGTAGCGCGGGAAGTCCGACTGGGCCACGAATTCGTACTGGTCGAAATTCGACTCCGGCGAGGGCAGCAACGGGTTGGTGGCGAAGTAGTTGCTCTGGCTTTTCAAGCTGGTGATCACGATCCAGTAGATCGGGACCATCACCACCGCCAGCCAGAGGAACGCAATCAGCGCGCCGACCCAGTTCGGCCGTTCGCCACGGTATGTCCGTGCCCGTCGTCGGGCCCTCGGCCGCTGCGGTGGGGGCGCGGTTCGGCTGGCCGGGCTGGTCATGGTCGCCGACATCTCAGGCTCCGTCCAACTGGCTGTCCGAGGGCGTTCCCCCGCCGAGACGGCGCAGCAGCAGGGCCACCGCCAGACCGACGAGCACCAGGATGACGGCGATCACGCTGGCCGGGCCCATCAGGTTGGCCTGGAAGCCGCGTCGGTACATGTCGAGTGCGAGCACCCGGGTGGCGTCGCCCGGCCCGCCCGCGGTCAGGACGAAGATCAGGTCGAAGAACGTCAGCGAGCCGATCACCATGAGCGTCGACGACGTGACGATCGTGTAGCGCAATTGCGGCAGCGTGATGGAGAAGAACTGGCGGCACCGGCCGGCGCCGTCCAGCTGTGCGGCCTCATACATCGAACGCGGAATCTGCTGGATGGCACCCTGATAGATCAGTGAGTGCAGCGGCACGAACTGCCAGGACACCATGAAGATGACGACTCCGAGGGCCAAGCCGCCGCGGCCGAGCCAATCCTGGCTCAGTAGCGGCATGCCCAGCCCGACGCCGAGGCCGAAGTTGGGGTCCAGCAAGGCCTTGTAGGTGATCGCGATGGCCGCCGAGCTGAGCAACAGCGGGATGAAATACAGCACCGCGAGCCATTCCCGGTAGCGCTGACGTCCGGCAAGAAAGGCTCCGATGACCAAGCTGGCCGGGGTCTGGACCGCCCACGACAGCACCATCAACAGAAAGGTCACCCAAATCGAATGCGGTAACCCGGGATCGGTCAGGACCGACCTCCAGCTGTCGAGGCCGGCCGGATGGATGGCGCCGATGCCGTCCCACTGGGTGAAGCTCAGCAGCAGCACGCCGAGTAGCGGAATCACCGCGAAGGCAACAAAAAAGACCAGCGCGGGCAGCGCCAGGAGGGCGACCCGGTTGTCGCGGACTGAGCGCGGAACCGGTTGCCGATGGCTGAACCCCGGTAGCGCAAGGGTCATTTGCCGATAGCCTGATTCATGTTGTCGGCGAACTGTTGTGGTCCGATCGAGAGCTGGAACAACCTGGCGATGTTGTCGAGCAGGGTCTCGGCGGCTGTCGGTGACAGGGCCTGATCCCACGACTGTGCGAAAACCTTGGCGTCGGTGGATACCTGGTAGATGAACTCGAGGAATTCGGCGTCCTTCGAGGCGCCCAGTTCGTTCTGCGTGCCCTGCACGATGGGAACGCTGCCGATGTCGATCCACTGCTTGACCTCGTCATCGGACAAGACCGCGGTGCTGAGGAACTTCTTGGCGGCTTCCTTCTGCTCATCGGTGGCCTTCGAGTAGATCGACAGATACTGGGCTGGATTGCCGACCGTATCGGTCAGGTCGCCGCGGCCGCCGTCGACAGCCGGGAAGTTCATGTAGCCGAGCTTCCCGCTGGAGACGAAATCACCCCCGTCAGTAGACATTCCGCCGTACGTCCAGCTCCCGTGCAGCATCATCGCTGCCTTGCCCGTGTACAGCAGCGCCTGGTCGGCGTTGGAGTCGGCAGTGATCGAGGAGAAGCCCCTGACGAAACCGTCGGCCTTGATCAGGTCCTGCACCCTGGTCAGCGCGTCGATGGCGGCGGGGTTCGACCAGGCGTTCTGCTCGCCGTTGTACGCAGCCTCGAACACCTCGGGCCCGCCTATGCGGTCGAACAGGAACTCCAGCCACATCATTTCGGTCCACCGGGATTGCCCGCCGAGCGAGAAGGGAGCAATGCCGGCCGCGTTGAACTTCGGCACCAGATCCATGATGTCGCCCCAGCTTTGCGGTGGTGCGGCACCCACGTTGTCGAACACCTCTTTGTTGTAATAGAGGACAACCGGTTGCACGACCTCGGCGGGCATCGCATAAATCTTGTTGTCCACCGTGGCGGGGGCGAAAGCGGTTGGAAACAACCGGTTCTTCGCCGCCGGGTTCTCGTCGAACCAGGAGGTCAGGTCATCGACCTGGCCGGCATCGACGTAGCTACGCAAGGTGCCGCCGCCCCAGCCGAAGATGAGCGTCGGCGCCTGGCCGGCACCGATCGCCGTCTTGATCTTCGTCTTGAAGGCGTCGTTCTGGAAGGCGGTGATTTGAATTTGGTTGTCCGGGTTGGCCTTGTTGAACCGGTTGACCGTGTCGGTCCGGATCCCTTCCTGCGGCTGGGAGGTGAGGAACCAGTAGGAGGCCGATCCGACCCCGCCGCCACCGGAGTCGCCGGGCCTGCTGGGTCCTGAGCTCCCGCAAGCGGCCAGGGCGCCCAGGGCGGGCGCAGCGAGTGCGGCGGCCAGGAAGGTCCGACGCGTTGTGGTGAAGTCGACGGTTGTGAAGTCCACGCTCAGCTCCGTACGTGAAAGCCGCGCCGTCGCGGCTTGTCGGTCATCCGAGGCGGGCATCGCGGGTCCGGGAGGTCGCCGTTGCTGTCGCGAGGCGAGGGCCCGAAATATTTCGACGGTGGCCGCAAACTCACGGTATATTTTCGGTTTTGTGGATGTCAATAGCGTGTTTTATTTGGCATGGACAACCGCACCTGGCCGGGGGCAGTTATGGCAAATGCATTGTTGGCACGACTTTTTAGTGCTAGGACGTTAGTGTCGACTTTTGTCCACGGCCTCCGAAAATAAATCGAAATATTTCGAATACGGATGGCCGTCGAGTTGGAAGGACTGTCCCGTGACGCCAACACAACCGGCCGAGCAGACCACTGCTGCCGCGGGGCCGGATACCCGGCCGTGGCAGGACACGGCGCTTCCGGCAGCCGAGCGGGTTGAACTCCTACTGGCCGAACTGAGCCTCGAGGAGAAAGTCGCCCAACTGGGCAGCCGTTGGGTCGGTAACGACAGGCAAGGTGGCGAAGAAGGCCGGGACACCAACGACTTTGACGGGCAGGGTGCCGAAGCCGTCAACAATGTCGCGCCGATGGAGAACGTCTTCGCGCTCTCCGGCGGCGTCACGTTGCGTGACGCGGCCAGAAACGGGCTGGGGCACCTCACGCGCATCTATGGCAGTAGACCCCTCACGCCGGCCGAGGGTGCCGCCGAACTGATCAGCCAGCAGCGGACCGTGCTCGAGCAGTCCCGGCTGGACATTCCCGCCCTCGTGCACGAGGAGTGTCTGACCGGCTTCACCGCGTACGGCGCGACGGTATACCCCGCGGCAATTGCGTGGGGCGCCACCTTCGACCCACTCCTGGTGCAGGAGATGGCCGCCGCGATCGGCGCTGATATGGCCGCCGTCGGTGTGCACCAAGGACTCTCGCCGGTACTCGATGTCGTCCGCGACTACCGCTGGGGCCGGGTCGAGGAGACGATGGGTGAGGATCCCTACGTCGTGGCCACACTCGGCGCGGCGTATGTCCGCGGGCTGCAGAGCGCGGGTGTGATCGCCACCCTCAAGCACTTCGCCGGTTACTCCGCGTCCCGCGCGGGACGCAACCACGGGCCGGTACCGATGGGCAGGCGCGAGCTCTTCGACGTGATCTTCCCGCCGTTCGAGGTCGCGGTCACCGTCGTCGGGGCGGGCTCGGTGATGAGTGCCTACCACGACGTGGACGGAATCCCGGCGTCCGCGGACCCCTGGCTGCTCACCGAAATTCTGCGCGGGCACTGGGATTTCGCCGGCACTGTGGTCTCCGATTACTGGTCGGTGCCGTTCCTGTCGATGATGCACCGCGTGGCGGCGGACGCCGAGGAGTCCGGGGTGGCAGCGCTGGCCGCCGGCGTCGACGTCGAGCTGCCGGATACCGTCGGTTTCGGAGGCCTCACCGAACGGGTGCGCAACGGCGACCTACCCGAGGAACTGGTTGACCGGGCAGTGCGTCGGCTGCTGCTGCAGAAGGTGCAGCTCGGTCTGCTGGACCCGGACTGGACCCCGGAAGCGTCGGTGGCGAACGCCTCCGGTGTCGACCTGGACTCGCCGGCCAACCGCGACCTCGCGCGGCGGCTGGCCGAACGCTCCATTGTGCTGCTCGACGAAGGCACTGCGCTGCCCCTCGGCGGTGCCGGTCGTCCCGTGGCCGATCGGATTGCCGTCGTCGGCCCGTGCGCAGCGGACCCGCGAACCTTCATGGGCTGCTACGCCTTTCCCAACCACGTGTTGCCGCGCTATCCGGGGCGCGGACTCGGCGTGCCGGTGGCTACCGTGGTGGAGGCCCTGGAACACGAACTCACCGACGCGCAGATCCGTTACGAGCAGGGCTGCCCGGTTCAGGGCACCGACCGCTCCGGGTTCGCTGCCGCGGTCGAAGCCGCTGCGTCCGCGGATCTCTGTATCGCCGTGGTCGGTGATCTCGCCGGACTCTTCGGTCATGGTTCCTCCGGCGAGGGATGTGACGCGGCGGATCTGCAACTTCCCGGTGTCCAGGCCGACCTACTCGAGGCGCTCCTGAACACTGGCGTTCCTGTTGTGGTGGTGGTGGTTTCGGGCCGTCCGTACGCACTCGGCGCCGTGGCGGGCCGGGCGGCCGGGCTGATCCAGGCGTTCATGCCCGGGGAGGAAGGCGGTGCGGCCATCGCGGGAGTGCTGTCCGGACGTGTTCAGCCCGGCGGCAAGCTGCCGGTTCAGATTCCGCGAATCCCGGGCGGCCAGCCCGGCACGTACCTGCAGCCCCCACTGGGCACGCAGGATGCCGGTATCAGCAGCATCGATCCCACCCCGCTGTTCCCGTTCGGGTACGGGCGCAGCTACACCACCTTCGAACTGGATGACCTGCGGATCAGTGCTGACAGCGTGCCCACCGACGGAGAGTTCACCGTATCCGTGCGGGTCCGCAACACCGGGTCCCGCGCCGGAGACGAAGTGGTGCAGATCTACCTGGAAGACCCGGTGGCGTCGGTGGTACGCCCGGCCCGGCAGCTCATCGGCTACGCGCGCGTGACCGTGCCGGTTGCGGGTGCGGTCATCGTGAGCTTCACAGTGCACGCCGACCGCACGGCGTTCACCGGGCGGGACCTCGACCGGATCGTGGAGGCGGGTCAGCTGGAGCTGCTGGTGGGCACCTCGGTCACCGACGTGCCCTGTCGCGGCACCGTCTGGCTGACCGGCGCCACCCGCGTGGTCGGTGCCGACCGCGCCCTGCTCACCCCGGTGGTCGTCACCGCCGCTCCCCAGGTCAATGCCCATGGCTGAGCGGGGCGGTACGCGCGCGACCCTGGCCACGGTGGCCGCCTCGGCGGGGGTGTCGGTGGCCACGGTCTCCAAGGTG
Proteins encoded:
- a CDS encoding dihydroxyacetone kinase family protein; the encoded protein is MTSIYDDPAVFADESLDGFVAANRQYVDRLDGGVVRSTRSSPGHVAVVIGGGSGHYPAFAGLVGTGLATASACGNTFASPSAGQIYRVAKAADMGGGVLFSYGNYAGDVMHFNQAQVRLRGEGIDARTVRVTDDIASAPPDQRHDRRGVAGDLTVFKVAGAAAEAGKSIDDVERLARKANDRTRSLGVAFGGCTLPGQASPLFSIPAGKMSVGLGIHGEPGIFDLNMPTATDLAELLVSRLLAERPDDAGSAVVPIVNGLGTAKYDELFLLYGKVEKILTAHGLRIVEPECGELVTSLDMPGLSLTLFWPDDELAEYWSAPADTPAYRKSAVDTQARRVAAPHRHAVAHGEPATAEAVRLGHLAAVALRAIGTVVATNEDAWGKLDSVAGDGDHGMGMRRGVDAACAAADAAAGTGVHNILSCAGEAWSERAGGTSGALWGTGLIQVGNAFGNKDTYSAIDVVSAVRAFAAAVTDLGSADVGDKTMVDAIVPFVESLTADLDHGVGLGPSLIGAAAAAKRAADATAALRPRLGRARPLAEKSLGHPDPGAVSFADIVGGLAGIVPSVDVSARGPTGKAPLQSSDVPGPRDRGVTA
- a CDS encoding sugar phosphate isomerase/epimerase family protein; its protein translation is MTIGETEPLTAQNWPIAAAMINFPSVLPDGTTTQDQSAEGWAATLEQVADAGFTEVDPTDSWLRIADLSSERLQEFQDVVKSAGLTIPAISTARRSVVDPEFGEAYLTYGHRVIDTAAAIGATVVSFGFFRALNPAQQAALWFWTVQGPVDSADPDDWRLAVRRTRELGEHAAQVGVAISLEMYEDTYLGSADSSVRFVRDVDHPAVGLNPDLGNLQRLHRPVERWEVMAEKTLPYVNYWHVKNYLRTEDGTSGAIVTAPAPMELGVINYRKAVRMAIDGGFRGAFCTEHYGGDGLSVSATNREYLRRILPKVMTSP
- a CDS encoding carbohydrate ABC transporter permease; the encoded protein is MTLALPGFSHRQPVPRSVRDNRVALLALPALVFFVAFAVIPLLGVLLLSFTQWDGIGAIHPAGLDSWRSVLTDPGLPHSIWVTFLLMVLSWAVQTPASLVIGAFLAGRQRYREWLAVLYFIPLLLSSAAIAITYKALLDPNFGLGVGLGMPLLSQDWLGRGGLALGVVIFMVSWQFVPLHSLIYQGAIQQIPRSMYEAAQLDGAGRCRQFFSITLPQLRYTIVTSSTLMVIGSLTFFDLIFVLTAGGPGDATRVLALDMYRRGFQANLMGPASVIAVILVLVGLAVALLLRRLGGGTPSDSQLDGA
- a CDS encoding 3-hydroxyacyl-CoA dehydrogenase family protein, which produces MTVQIAVIGSGYMGGGIAQVFGLAGARVALADVSAEIAEKNYHRLIAESQEFVAEGLFPEGATATLEENLWPAASLAEAVRDADFIEEAVPEVLAIKTDILSQISAAAKPDAIIGSNTSTISIGDMTGAVTNAGRFLGVHFSNPSPFIPGVEIIPHAGTDETVVARARQLIHDAGKSTAQVKDVTGFVLNRLQYALFHEATQLVEDGTATAEDIDTLVRTTFGFRLPFFGPFAIADMAGLDVYDFCYRSLQTGFPDRFATPRVLSELVAAGKLGTKTGSGFLNVPTERIPELIAYRNKAYVLMQKLLDELGPAPLA
- a CDS encoding extracellular solute-binding protein; protein product: MTSTKPKIYREFAATVEIFRALASRQQRRPPGPAMPASDDRQAATARLSRTELSVDFTTVDFTTTRRTFLAAALAAPALGALAACGSSGPSRPGDSGGGGVGSASYWFLTSQPQEGIRTDTVNRFNKANPDNQIQITAFQNDAFKTKIKTAIGAGQAPTLIFGWGGGTLRSYVDAGQVDDLTSWFDENPAAKNRLFPTAFAPATVDNKIYAMPAEVVQPVVLYYNKEVFDNVGAAPPQSWGDIMDLVPKFNAAGIAPFSLGGQSRWTEMMWLEFLFDRIGGPEVFEAAYNGEQNAWSNPAAIDALTRVQDLIKADGFVRGFSSITADSNADQALLYTGKAAMMLHGSWTYGGMSTDGGDFVSSGKLGYMNFPAVDGGRGDLTDTVGNPAQYLSIYSKATDEQKEAAKKFLSTAVLSDDEVKQWIDIGSVPIVQGTQNELGASKDAEFLEFIYQVSTDAKVFAQSWDQALSPTAAETLLDNIARLFQLSIGPQQFADNMNQAIGK
- a CDS encoding MFS transporter translates to MSTVDLTTSKELLRDPVLASAISKASRRLMPMLVILYIVSFLDRTNVGFAADALEVDRGVSAGAYALGAGIFFIGYAIFEIPSNLILNRVGAKFWLARIAITWGIVSASFAFVQGPNSFIALRFLLGVTEAGLFPGVIMFLAAWFPNKVRVKMFAIFYLAQPVSQMLGAPLSGWLINIGDQMPGVHGWQVMFAVEGLLAVLAGVAAFVFLINGPDQAKFLTTAERKALKDVMAQEDTVKEQTGPSGVWNAMKNGKVWYFTTIYFCMQVAVYGVTFYLPTQVSDLTGTKVGLKVGLLVAVPWFFGIFACYLIGRAATTIQRRRIWATLLFISTGLCIFGSAWAGTYHQPVLGLIFITLAVCSFLGVGPIVWSYPTAFLTGAAAAAGIGLINSLGNLGGFIAPILRTKVNSVVDDAAGSAGIYALGVLPLVAAAMIFYTRRFRVKADELLD
- a CDS encoding carbohydrate ABC transporter permease — translated: MSATMTSPASRTAPPPQRPRARRRARTYRGERPNWVGALIAFLWLAVVMVPIYWIVITSLKSQSNYFATNPLLPSPESNFDQYEFVAQSDFPRYFLNSVIVAVGTVVPTILLAFMAAYAIVRGNGRFLRLANMVFLSGLAIPLQAVVIPVYLIIIRLQLYDTLLAIILPSIAFAIPLSVLVLANFIRDVPKELFESMSMDGASEWASMWQLAFPLARPALVTVAVYNGLTVWNGFLLPLILTQSPDQRTLPLALWTFQGQYSVNVPAVMASVVLSTFPVIVLYAVGRRQLVSGLTAGFSK
- a CDS encoding beta-glucosidase family protein — translated: MTPTQPAEQTTAAAGPDTRPWQDTALPAAERVELLLAELSLEEKVAQLGSRWVGNDRQGGEEGRDTNDFDGQGAEAVNNVAPMENVFALSGGVTLRDAARNGLGHLTRIYGSRPLTPAEGAAELISQQRTVLEQSRLDIPALVHEECLTGFTAYGATVYPAAIAWGATFDPLLVQEMAAAIGADMAAVGVHQGLSPVLDVVRDYRWGRVEETMGEDPYVVATLGAAYVRGLQSAGVIATLKHFAGYSASRAGRNHGPVPMGRRELFDVIFPPFEVAVTVVGAGSVMSAYHDVDGIPASADPWLLTEILRGHWDFAGTVVSDYWSVPFLSMMHRVAADAEESGVAALAAGVDVELPDTVGFGGLTERVRNGDLPEELVDRAVRRLLLQKVQLGLLDPDWTPEASVANASGVDLDSPANRDLARRLAERSIVLLDEGTALPLGGAGRPVADRIAVVGPCAADPRTFMGCYAFPNHVLPRYPGRGLGVPVATVVEALEHELTDAQIRYEQGCPVQGTDRSGFAAAVEAAASADLCIAVVGDLAGLFGHGSSGEGCDAADLQLPGVQADLLEALLNTGVPVVVVVVSGRPYALGAVAGRAAGLIQAFMPGEEGGAAIAGVLSGRVQPGGKLPVQIPRIPGGQPGTYLQPPLGTQDAGISSIDPTPLFPFGYGRSYTTFELDDLRISADSVPTDGEFTVSVRVRNTGSRAGDEVVQIYLEDPVASVVRPARQLIGYARVTVPVAGAVIVSFTVHADRTAFTGRDLDRIVEAGQLELLVGTSVTDVPCRGTVWLTGATRVVGADRALLTPVVVTAAPQVNAHG
- a CDS encoding triose-phosphate isomerase family protein — encoded protein: MHRPATIGISLKMYMGYEQTALWCTRIAEIADAHPAIAGGLAQLFVLPSFPAIPRCVEIFAGRGVDVGAQNLFWEDAGAFTGEVSGRMLLEMGCSYVEVGHAERRRIFGESDRIVAAKTVAALRNGLTPVVCVGEPVRMTPEEAAVSCIRDVDAVVAAAGLMPASLVVAYEPQWAIGAADPAPVDYIQQVCRTISGWLAGQPNATGSRIVYGGSAGPGLLSQLGDAVDGLFLGRRAHDPGAVVSILDEVAVSARAAK